In a genomic window of Brassica rapa cultivar Chiifu-401-42 chromosome A10, CAAS_Brap_v3.01, whole genome shotgun sequence:
- the LOC103845093 gene encoding profilin-5 — protein MPLLHLDAISRTFRLTTEEAEPRKMSWQTYVDDHLMCDVEGNRLTAAAILGQDGSVWAQSANFPQLKPEEISGINKDFNEPGTLAPTGLFIGGTKYMVIQGEPNAVIRGKKGAGGVTIKKTTQAMVFGIYEEPMTPGQCNMVVERLGDYLIESGL, from the exons atGCCACTGCTACACTTGGACGCTATCTCTAGAACATTCCGATTAACCACAGAAGAAGCAGAGCCGAGGAAAATGTCGTGGCAGACTTATGTAGACGATCACTTGATGTGCGATGTCGAAGGCAACCGCCTCACCGCCGCCGCAATTCTCGGCCAAGACGGTAGCGTCTGGGCTCAGAGCGCAAATTTCCCTCAG TTGAAGCCTGAGGAAATCAGTGGCATCAACAAAGACTTTAATGAGCCTGGAACGCTTGCCCCAACGGGTTTGTTCATCGGTGGCACAAAGTACATGGTCATCCAAGGAGAACCAAATGCTGTTATTCGAGGGAAGAAG GGAGCTGGTGGTGTTACAATCAAGAAGACCACACAAGCCATGGTCTTTGGTATCTATGAAGAGCCAATGACTCCTGGACAGTGCAATATGGTTGTTGAGAGGCTTGGTGACTACCTGATTGAATCAGGGCTCTGA
- the LOC103845095 gene encoding putative dual specificity protein phosphatase DSP8 isoform X1: MGLNMSIRLGCRRTHFALSSFDFESPAAMKDETEEDDETQRSSLGDGVSKNHKKKKKGIGFKGDKAKRAVIGAGGRILFYPTLLYNLLRFKLQSEFRWWDQIDEFLLMGAVPFRKDVPRLKQLGVGGVITLNEPFETLVPSSLYNAFEMEHLLIPTRDYLFAPSIEDITRAVNFIHQKALLGKTTYVHCKAGRGRSTTVVLCYLIEHKSMTVAAAFEHVRSIRPRVLLHPSQRKVVEEFKKIQSLETSDAVS, translated from the exons ATGGGCCTTAATATGTCAATTCGTCTTGGATGTCGAAGAACACACTTTGCTCTTTCGAGTTTTGACTTTGAATCTCCGGCGGCAATGAAAGATGAAACGGAGGAAGATGACGAGACGCAGCGATCATCCCTGGGCGACGGCGTTTCGAAAAatcacaagaagaagaagaagggtatAGGTTTCAAGGGTGATAAAGCAAAGAGAGCTGTAATCGGAGCGGGTGGTCGGATCCTATTCTACCCGACTCTTCTGTACAACCTCCTCCGCTTCAAACTCCAGTCTGAATTTCGATGGTGGGATCAAATCGACGag ttTCTTCTGATGGGAGCGGTTCCATTTCGTAAGGACGTTCCGCGACTAAAACAACTAGGCGTTGGTGGCGTGATCACTCTTAACGAACCTTTTGAGACTTTGGTTCCATCTTCTTTGTACAAC GCTTTTGAAATGGAGCATCTACTGATACCTACACGAGATTACCTCTTTGCTCCTTCCATTGAAGACATAACCCGAGCTGTTAACTTCATTCACC AGAAGGCTTTGCTCGGTAAAACCACTTACGTCCATTGCAAGGCTGGTCGTGGAAGAAGTACTACTGTTGTTCTCTGTTATCTG ATTGAGCACAAGAGTATGACCGTAGCTGCAGCTTTTGAACATGTCCGCTCTATAAGACCGCGGGTGTTACTGCATCCTTCGCAGAGGAAG GTTGTTGAGGaatttaaaaagatacaaagtCTAGAGACCTCTGATGCCGTAAGTTAA
- the LOC103845095 gene encoding putative dual specificity protein phosphatase DSP8 isoform X2: MKDETEEDDETQRSSLGDGVSKNHKKKKKGIGFKGDKAKRAVIGAGGRILFYPTLLYNLLRFKLQSEFRWWDQIDEFLLMGAVPFRKDVPRLKQLGVGGVITLNEPFETLVPSSLYNAFEMEHLLIPTRDYLFAPSIEDITRAVNFIHQKALLGKTTYVHCKAGRGRSTTVVLCYLIEHKSMTVAAAFEHVRSIRPRVLLHPSQRKVVEEFKKIQSLETSDAVS, translated from the exons ATGAAAGATGAAACGGAGGAAGATGACGAGACGCAGCGATCATCCCTGGGCGACGGCGTTTCGAAAAatcacaagaagaagaagaagggtatAGGTTTCAAGGGTGATAAAGCAAAGAGAGCTGTAATCGGAGCGGGTGGTCGGATCCTATTCTACCCGACTCTTCTGTACAACCTCCTCCGCTTCAAACTCCAGTCTGAATTTCGATGGTGGGATCAAATCGACGag ttTCTTCTGATGGGAGCGGTTCCATTTCGTAAGGACGTTCCGCGACTAAAACAACTAGGCGTTGGTGGCGTGATCACTCTTAACGAACCTTTTGAGACTTTGGTTCCATCTTCTTTGTACAAC GCTTTTGAAATGGAGCATCTACTGATACCTACACGAGATTACCTCTTTGCTCCTTCCATTGAAGACATAACCCGAGCTGTTAACTTCATTCACC AGAAGGCTTTGCTCGGTAAAACCACTTACGTCCATTGCAAGGCTGGTCGTGGAAGAAGTACTACTGTTGTTCTCTGTTATCTG ATTGAGCACAAGAGTATGACCGTAGCTGCAGCTTTTGAACATGTCCGCTCTATAAGACCGCGGGTGTTACTGCATCCTTCGCAGAGGAAG GTTGTTGAGGaatttaaaaagatacaaagtCTAGAGACCTCTGATGCCGTAAGTTAA
- the LOC103845094 gene encoding NAC domain-containing protein 75 isoform X2, with protein MKNTCNLIDSKLEEHHYLCGSKHCPGCGRMIQAATKPNWFGLPAGVKFDPTDQELVEHLEAKVKGKEGNKKWFPSHPLIDEFIPTIDGEDGICYTHPQKLPGVTKDGLSKHFFHKPSRAYTTGTRKRRKIIQTEHDSELTGSSSETRWHKTGKTRPVMINGRQRGCKKILVLYTNFGKNRRPEKTNWVMHQYHLGINEEEREGELVVSKIFYQTQPRQCVGNISWSEQNVSSKGLIGTGAGDEICGVAAALQSLGSGDVISRVNTNPFTRALDEGTAEASKGRENRLVSGTCEEVHDGIIRSSSSTSYHMIHDHNQHHQTGERREFHIPSSSSYHESIFNITSTVPFQQQLRGRSSGSGLEDLIMGCTSTCTEEENSEANPQQNADWLTFPPSWNQTETDGQNRRF; from the exons ATGAAGAATACATGTAACCTCATTGATTCAAAGCTCGAGGAACATCATTATCTTTGCGGATCAAAGCATTGTCCTGGATGTGGCCGCATGATTCAAGCCGCTACTAAACCA AATTGGTTTGGACTGCCGGCGGGAGTGAAATTTGATCCGACGGACCAAGAGCTTGTTGAGCATTTAGAAGCAAAAGTGAAGGGAAAAGAAGGAAATAAGAAATGGTTTCCGTCTCATCCACTTATAGATGAGTTCATCCCAACCATTGACGGAGAAGATGGGATCTGTTACACTCACCCACAGAAGCTTCCAG GGGTAACAAAAGATGGTTTAAGCAAACACTTCTTCCACAAACCATCAAGAGCTTACACAACCGGAACAAGAAAACGACGCAAAATCATCCAAACGGAACACGACTCCGAGTTAACCGGATCGTCATCCGAAACGAGATGGCACAAAACCGGCAAAACAAGACCGGTTATGATAAACGGTCGACAAAGGGGATGCAAGAAGATATTAGTACTTTACACAAACTTCGGCAAGAATCGACGACCAGAAAAAACAAACTGGGTGATGCATCAATATCATTTAGGGATTaacgaagaagaaagagaaggagagCTTGTGGTATCCAAGATCTTTTATCAGACACAACCTAGACAATGTGTTGGTAATATTAGTTGGTCGGAACAAAATGTTAGTTCCAAGGGCTTGATAGGAACTGGTGCCGGAGATGAAATATGCGGCGTTGCTGCCGCCTTGCAGAGTCTTGGCTCCGGTGACGTTATTTCTAGGGTTAATACGAACCCCTTTACAAGAGCCTTAGATGAG GGGACAGCCGAAGCTTCGAAGGGAAGAGAAAACCGGCTTGTGTCCGGCACGTGCGAGGAAGTACATGATGGGATCATAAGATCATCGTCATCAACTTCATATCATATGATTCATGATCATAATCAGCATCATCAGACCGGAGAAAGAAGAGAATTTCACATACCATCTTCGTCATCATATCATGAGTCAATCTTCAACATTACAAGTACTGTGCCATTTCAG CAACAATTAAGGGGTCGATCATCTGGTTCGGGATTAGAAGACTTAATCATGGGTTGCACATCTACTTGCACAGAAGAG GAAAATTCAGAAGCAAATCCACAGCAAAACGCAGACTGGTTAACGTTTCCACCATCCTG GAACCAAACCGAGACAGATGGTCAAAACCGGAGATTTTAA
- the LOC103845094 gene encoding NAC domain-containing protein 75 isoform X1 has translation MKNTCNLIDSKLEEHHYLCGSKHCPGCGRMIQAATKPNWFGLPAGVKFDPTDQELVEHLEAKVKGKEGNKKWFPSHPLIDEFIPTIDGEDGICYTHPQKLPGVTKDGLSKHFFHKPSRAYTTGTRKRRKIIQTEHDSELTGSSSETRWHKTGKTRPVMINGRQRGCKKILVLYTNFGKNRRPEKTNWVMHQYHLGINEEEREGELVVSKIFYQTQPRQCVGNISWSEQNVSSKGLIGTGAGDEICGVAAALQSLGSGDVISRVNTNPFTRALDEGTAEASKGRENRLVSGTCEEVHDGIIRSSSSTSYHMIHDHNQHHQTGERREFHIPSSSSYHESIFNITSTVPFQQQQLRGRSSGSGLEDLIMGCTSTCTEEENSEANPQQNADWLTFPPSWNQTETDGQNRRF, from the exons ATGAAGAATACATGTAACCTCATTGATTCAAAGCTCGAGGAACATCATTATCTTTGCGGATCAAAGCATTGTCCTGGATGTGGCCGCATGATTCAAGCCGCTACTAAACCA AATTGGTTTGGACTGCCGGCGGGAGTGAAATTTGATCCGACGGACCAAGAGCTTGTTGAGCATTTAGAAGCAAAAGTGAAGGGAAAAGAAGGAAATAAGAAATGGTTTCCGTCTCATCCACTTATAGATGAGTTCATCCCAACCATTGACGGAGAAGATGGGATCTGTTACACTCACCCACAGAAGCTTCCAG GGGTAACAAAAGATGGTTTAAGCAAACACTTCTTCCACAAACCATCAAGAGCTTACACAACCGGAACAAGAAAACGACGCAAAATCATCCAAACGGAACACGACTCCGAGTTAACCGGATCGTCATCCGAAACGAGATGGCACAAAACCGGCAAAACAAGACCGGTTATGATAAACGGTCGACAAAGGGGATGCAAGAAGATATTAGTACTTTACACAAACTTCGGCAAGAATCGACGACCAGAAAAAACAAACTGGGTGATGCATCAATATCATTTAGGGATTaacgaagaagaaagagaaggagagCTTGTGGTATCCAAGATCTTTTATCAGACACAACCTAGACAATGTGTTGGTAATATTAGTTGGTCGGAACAAAATGTTAGTTCCAAGGGCTTGATAGGAACTGGTGCCGGAGATGAAATATGCGGCGTTGCTGCCGCCTTGCAGAGTCTTGGCTCCGGTGACGTTATTTCTAGGGTTAATACGAACCCCTTTACAAGAGCCTTAGATGAG GGGACAGCCGAAGCTTCGAAGGGAAGAGAAAACCGGCTTGTGTCCGGCACGTGCGAGGAAGTACATGATGGGATCATAAGATCATCGTCATCAACTTCATATCATATGATTCATGATCATAATCAGCATCATCAGACCGGAGAAAGAAGAGAATTTCACATACCATCTTCGTCATCATATCATGAGTCAATCTTCAACATTACAAGTACTGTGCCATTTCAG CAGCAACAATTAAGGGGTCGATCATCTGGTTCGGGATTAGAAGACTTAATCATGGGTTGCACATCTACTTGCACAGAAGAG GAAAATTCAGAAGCAAATCCACAGCAAAACGCAGACTGGTTAACGTTTCCACCATCCTG GAACCAAACCGAGACAGATGGTCAAAACCGGAGATTTTAA
- the LOC103845096 gene encoding ATP-dependent 6-phosphofructokinase 7 yields MSSPKSNKPKIVNGPGGYILQDVPHLVDYLPDLPTYPNPLQDNPAYSVVKQYFVDADDSVPEKIVVHKDGPRGVHFRRAGPRQKVYFESDEVHACIVTCGGLCPGLNTVIREIVSSLSYMYGVKRILGIDGGYRGFYAKNTIPLNSKVVNDIHKRGGTILGTSRGGHDTTKIVDSIQDRGINQVYIIGGDGTQRGASVIFEEIRRRGLKVAVVGIPKTIDNDIPVIDKSFGFDTAVEEAQRAINAAHVEAESNENGIGFVKLMGRYSGFIAMYATLASRDVDCCLIPESPFYLEGEGGLLEFIEKRIKENGHMVIVLAEGAGQELMSKSMESNTDASGNKLLKDVGLWLSQSIKDYFKKINMVMNLKYIDPTYMIRAVPSNASDNVYCTLLAQSAVHGAMAGYTGYTSGLVNGRQTYIPYYRITEKQNNVVITDRMWARLLSSTNQPSFLGPKDIPEEKKEMPEKPTLDGENCDGVVDIPPVTKEIAK; encoded by the exons ATGTCTAGTCCAAAGAGTAACAAGCCAAAGATCGTCAACGGTCCTGGTGGTTATATACTACAGGACGTTCCCCACCTCGTTGATTACCTTCCTGATCTTCCT ACTTACCCAAATCCATTACAAGACAACCCAGCTTACTCTGTTGTTAA GCAGTACTTTGTTGATGCGGATGATAGTGTTCCTGAGAAG ATTGTAGTCCACAAGGATGGTCCAAGAGGAGTCCATTTCAGACGCGCTGGTCCACGCCAAAAGGTTTACTTTGAATCCGACGAAGTCCATGCTTGCATTGTTACATGTGGAGGTCTCTGTCCTGGTCTCAACACCGTGATTAGAGAGATAGTGAGCAGCTTGTCATACATGTATGGAGTAAAGAGAATTCTTGGAATCGAT GGTGGATACAGGGGATTCTATGCCAAGAACACTATCCCCTTAAACTCCAAAGTTGTGAACGATATCCATAAACGAGGAGGAACGATCCTCGGGACTTCACGAGGTGGACATGATACCACGAAGATTGTTGATAGCATCCAAGACCGAGGAATCAATCAGGTTTACATCATTGGTGGAGATGGAACACAGAGAGGAGCTTCAGTTATATTTGAG GAAATTAGAAGGCGTGGACTCAAAGTTGCTGTGGTTGGAATCCCTAAAACAATCGATAACGATATACCAGTTATAGATAAATCTTTTGGGTTTGATACTGCTGTGGAGGAGGCTCAGCGAGCTATCAACGCAGCACATGTTGAAGCCGAGAGTAACGAGAATGGTATCGGTTTCGTTAAGCTTATGGGTCGCTACAGTG GATTCATAGCGATGTATGCTACATTAGCTAGCAGGGATGTTGATTGCTGTTTGATTCCTGAGTCACCATTTTACCTGGAAGGAGAAGGTGGACTGTTGGAGTTCATAGAGAAACGGATAAAGGAGAATGGTCACATGGTGATTGTTCTTGCTGAAGGAGCAGGGCAAGAGCTGATGTCCAAAAGCATGGAATCCAACACTGACGCCTCTGGTAACAAGCTTCTTAAAGATGTCGGCTTGTGGCTATCACAAAGCATCAag GATTATTTTAAGAAGATTAATATGGTGATGAATCTCAAATACATAGATCCTACATACATGATCCGAGCTGTTCCGAGCAATGCATCAGACAACGTTTACTGTACACTTCTTGCTCAGAGCGCGGTTCATGGTGCAATGGCTGGTTACACTGGCTACACCAGTGGTCTTGTCAATGGAAGACAAACATACATTCCTTACTAC AGGATAACAGAGAAGCAGAACAATGTGGTGATTACGGATAGAATGTGGGCAAGGCTGTTGTCTTCTACGAATCAGCCAAGTTTCTTGGGCC